One part of the Mariniblastus fucicola genome encodes these proteins:
- the fdhF gene encoding formate dehydrogenase subunit alpha, which translates to MNATNNEKFTITINGNQYPAFAGETVVEVANRAGINIPTLCHDPRLKPAGACRVCLVEVEGQRRMQPGCAWKVHPGMVVTTESQRIERHRTVLYSMYAADHETDDSGTPVETANANELRQLCQTVTPIPLEPVDAPRAARHGDDNPYIEFNPDLCILCARCTRYCDEVEAVNAITLSGRGSETTIATAGQRSLIDTSCELCGGCIDTCPTGALIEKKAPKNLVQLGTEKVRSTCNFCGVGCQLDLHVSNDRVVKVTSPEPGETLNDGNLCVKGRFAYDFIHHEDRITEPLIRDENGVLQPATWDEAIKATADGLLRVKERHGADSLGFISSSRCTGEENYLMQKLSRAAFGTNNIHQCAATUHAPTVAGLVTMFGAGAMTNAIDEIRDSEMMFVIGSNTTEAHPIIAMEMKRARQRGAKLVVADPREIWLAEMADIHMQLKPGTDVWLLQAMAHVIITEGLYDQDFIDKHTEGFDAVQAKVASYTPEEAEKVTGVPAEDIRTAARWYAETKHAGIYYTLGITEHTHGTDNVYCLANLVLMTGHLGVRAAGMNPLRGQNNVQGANDAGATPIYYPGYQKVTDDDVRQKFEAAWNAELSPHDGLNLNVMMKEMAAGRMKAVYVMGEDIVISEPNVSKVEKGLNSCEFVVCQEIFHNETTRFADVVLPGACFAEKDGVFTNSDRRVQRVRKAVDPPGSARPDWQILCDVARAAGYAMPHYPGPKEIFAEYASLTPKIAGISYERLEDNVQGLQWPCPDPNHPGTPTLHSDGPLIGKAPFQAVDYRPSAELPDNDYPLVLSTGRTLYHYNSATQTRRDAGPVAKQRQNFIEMHRGDAKRLGVSHGEIVNVASRRGMIQAEVWVSPRVRRGCVWMPMHFAEQRANLLTNDAGDAVTGTGEYKVCAVRVEKIAEPVTA; encoded by the coding sequence ATGAACGCTACTAACAACGAAAAATTTACGATCACCATCAACGGCAACCAATACCCTGCCTTCGCTGGCGAAACCGTCGTCGAGGTCGCGAATCGTGCCGGGATCAATATCCCAACACTCTGTCACGATCCGCGGCTCAAGCCCGCCGGCGCGTGTCGTGTTTGTCTGGTGGAAGTCGAAGGGCAACGCCGCATGCAGCCGGGTTGTGCGTGGAAAGTTCACCCCGGCATGGTCGTTACGACCGAGAGCCAGCGTATCGAACGCCACCGAACCGTGCTCTACAGCATGTACGCGGCGGATCATGAGACCGACGACAGCGGTACGCCGGTCGAAACCGCGAACGCGAACGAGCTCAGGCAACTCTGCCAAACCGTGACCCCGATCCCGCTCGAACCCGTCGATGCACCTCGCGCGGCCAGGCACGGCGACGACAATCCCTACATCGAATTCAACCCCGATCTGTGCATTCTCTGTGCTCGCTGCACGCGATACTGTGACGAAGTCGAAGCCGTCAATGCGATCACACTTTCAGGTCGCGGAAGCGAAACGACCATCGCGACTGCAGGACAACGCAGCCTGATCGACACCAGTTGCGAACTCTGCGGCGGGTGTATTGATACCTGTCCAACCGGTGCTCTGATCGAAAAGAAGGCGCCGAAGAACCTCGTTCAACTCGGCACCGAGAAAGTTCGCTCAACCTGCAACTTCTGTGGCGTCGGCTGTCAGCTGGACTTGCACGTCAGCAACGATCGCGTCGTCAAAGTCACCAGTCCTGAACCCGGTGAAACGCTCAATGATGGAAATCTATGTGTCAAAGGCCGCTTTGCCTATGACTTCATTCACCACGAAGACCGGATCACCGAACCGTTGATCCGCGACGAAAACGGCGTGCTTCAGCCAGCGACATGGGACGAAGCGATCAAAGCGACTGCGGATGGATTGCTGCGAGTCAAAGAAAGGCACGGAGCCGATTCGCTGGGCTTCATTTCTTCTTCGCGATGCACGGGTGAAGAAAACTATTTGATGCAAAAACTTTCCCGAGCCGCGTTCGGGACCAACAACATTCATCAGTGTGCCGCTACCTGACATGCTCCTACCGTCGCCGGTCTGGTGACTATGTTTGGAGCGGGTGCCATGACGAACGCGATCGATGAGATCCGCGACAGTGAGATGATGTTCGTGATTGGCTCGAATACGACTGAAGCTCATCCGATTATTGCGATGGAGATGAAGCGGGCTCGGCAGCGCGGTGCGAAACTGGTCGTCGCCGATCCGCGAGAAATCTGGCTTGCGGAAATGGCTGACATTCACATGCAGCTCAAACCCGGAACCGATGTTTGGCTGTTGCAGGCGATGGCACATGTGATCATCACCGAAGGGCTTTACGATCAGGACTTCATCGACAAACACACTGAAGGGTTCGATGCCGTTCAGGCCAAAGTTGCCAGCTACACGCCCGAAGAAGCCGAGAAAGTCACTGGCGTTCCGGCGGAAGACATCCGTACGGCGGCTCGTTGGTACGCGGAGACGAAGCACGCGGGAATCTACTACACGTTGGGCATCACCGAGCACACGCATGGCACGGACAACGTGTATTGTCTGGCGAATCTGGTGCTGATGACGGGGCATCTGGGCGTTCGCGCGGCCGGCATGAATCCGCTGCGGGGACAGAACAACGTTCAGGGTGCCAACGACGCCGGCGCGACGCCGATCTACTATCCTGGGTATCAGAAGGTCACCGACGACGACGTTCGACAGAAGTTCGAAGCCGCTTGGAATGCAGAACTTTCGCCGCACGATGGTTTGAACCTGAACGTGATGATGAAGGAGATGGCGGCGGGACGGATGAAAGCCGTTTACGTGATGGGTGAGGATATTGTGATCTCTGAGCCCAACGTTTCGAAAGTGGAAAAAGGTTTGAACAGCTGTGAGTTTGTGGTCTGCCAGGAGATTTTCCACAACGAGACCACTCGCTTTGCCGACGTCGTTTTGCCAGGAGCCTGCTTCGCGGAAAAGGATGGCGTGTTTACCAATAGCGACCGTCGCGTGCAGCGAGTCCGCAAAGCCGTCGATCCGCCGGGAAGTGCGCGACCGGATTGGCAGATCCTCTGCGATGTTGCTCGAGCCGCAGGTTACGCGATGCCACACTACCCGGGGCCGAAGGAGATCTTTGCGGAGTACGCGTCGCTGACGCCGAAGATTGCGGGGATCTCGTACGAGCGACTTGAAGACAACGTTCAGGGGTTGCAGTGGCCTTGCCCGGATCCGAACCATCCAGGAACGCCGACACTTCACAGCGACGGTCCGCTGATCGGAAAAGCTCCGTTTCAAGCGGTGGACTATCGGCCGAGTGCCGAGCTGCCAGACAACGATTATCCGCTGGTGCTTTCGACGGGTCGGACGCTTTACCACTACAACAGCGCAACGCAGACGCGGCGTGACGCCGGTCCCGTGGCCAAACAACGTCAGAACTTCATCGAGATGCATCGTGGCGATGCGAAGAGGTTGGGCGTATCCCACGGCGAAATCGTCAACGTCGCCTCACGCCGCGGAATGATTCAAGCCGAAGTCTGGGTGTCGCCCCGCGTACGTCGCGGTTGCGTCTGGATGCCAATGCACTTCGCGGAGCAGCGTGCGAACTTGCTGACCAACGACGCCGGCGATGCGGTCACAGGCACGGGCGAGTACAAAGTTTGTGCTGTTCGGGTCGAGAAAATTGCTGAGCCAGTAACGGCTTAG